From a single Clostridium isatidis genomic region:
- a CDS encoding pyruvate, water dikinase regulatory protein, with amino-acid sequence MLKIFAVSDSIGETAQQVALAVASQFNGEIEVKRVPYIKSLDDVAEFINEVAECEKVMVVSTIITVNVREYLTQKCIEKNISVINVLGPILNVASSILGIMPENNPGALRKIDESYFKRIEAMEFAMQYDDSKDYRGLKNADVVLIGLSRTSKTPLSMYLANKGIKAINIPLMPEVKIPDELYEVDRKKIFGLVINPIQLIEIRKKRLDKFHRVPTGIEYAGDARVLEEFEFADKVMKRLGCKTIDISQRAIEDTALIIMETLKHNK; translated from the coding sequence ATGTTAAAAATTTTTGCAGTATCTGATTCAATAGGTGAAACAGCTCAACAAGTTGCATTAGCGGTTGCAAGTCAATTTAATGGAGAAATAGAAGTAAAAAGAGTTCCTTATATAAAAAGTTTAGATGATGTAGCTGAATTTATTAATGAAGTTGCTGAATGTGAAAAGGTTATGGTTGTATCTACTATAATAACTGTAAATGTAAGAGAATATCTAACTCAAAAATGCATAGAAAAGAATATTTCAGTAATAAATGTATTAGGTCCAATATTAAATGTTGCATCTTCTATATTAGGAATAATGCCAGAAAATAATCCTGGTGCATTAAGAAAAATAGATGAATCTTATTTTAAAAGAATAGAAGCAATGGAATTTGCAATGCAATATGATGATAGTAAGGATTATAGAGGATTAAAAAATGCAGATGTTGTACTCATAGGATTATCAAGAACATCTAAAACGCCATTGTCTATGTATTTAGCTAATAAAGGTATAAAAGCTATTAATATTCCTCTAATGCCTGAAGTAAAAATACCAGATGAGTTATATGAAGTTGATAGAAAGAAAATATTTGGGCTTGTAATAAATCCAATTCAATTGATTGAAATAAGAAAAAAGAGATTAGATAAGTTTCATAGGGTACCAACTGGAATTGAATATGCAGGTGATGCTAGAGTATTGGAAGAATTTGAATTTGCGGACAAAGTAATGAAAAGGCTGGGATGCAAAACAATAGATATTAGTCAAAGAGCTATAGAGGATACTGCTTTAATAATAATGGAAACTTTGAAACATAATAAATAA
- a CDS encoding signal peptidase II → MNRHYNKDKLIIIGGLPAMWLIYFAFEIVTGRVKDTYTFFLNLSLTLVFALTGYIIYKLSNKFINGFSNKNVILIFFLLLIIDQGIKLIIKNYFFNDYFEIIKGFLAFDPIINTKGSWLNARFNFKVGFTPLIIMNGIALFLFIELYRYYLSKYKKNYWVDNSFIFITVGALCSFIDKIFYGGSLDFIGISDLFIADIKDIYINAGILFFIVLIYKSGYLTDNNSTSLKEDWDLLKEFLIFIKNDILKK, encoded by the coding sequence ATGAATAGACATTATAATAAAGATAAGTTAATTATTATTGGCGGATTGCCAGCAATGTGGCTTATATATTTTGCTTTTGAAATTGTAACAGGTAGAGTAAAGGATACATATACATTCTTTTTAAATTTATCATTAACCTTAGTATTTGCATTAACAGGCTATATAATTTATAAATTATCTAATAAATTTATAAATGGATTTAGTAACAAGAATGTAATATTAATCTTTTTTCTATTATTGATAATTGATCAAGGAATTAAACTAATTATAAAAAACTATTTTTTTAATGATTATTTTGAAATAATCAAAGGCTTTCTTGCTTTTGATCCTATTATTAACACCAAGGGATCTTGGCTTAATGCAAGATTTAATTTTAAGGTAGGATTTACTCCTTTAATCATAATGAATGGAATCGCCCTTTTCTTATTTATTGAATTATATAGATATTATTTATCTAAATATAAAAAAAATTATTGGGTGGATAATTCTTTTATATTTATTACTGTTGGTGCCTTATGTTCATTTATAGATAAAATTTTCTATGGAGGAAGCTTAGATTTTATTGGAATTAGTGATTTATTTATTGCTGATATTAAAGATATTTATATAAATGCTGGAATATTATTTTTTATTGTTCTCATATATAAAAGCGGATACTTAACTGATAATAATTCTACATCATTAAAAGAAGATTGGGATTTACTAAAAGAATTCTTAATATTTATCAAAAATGATATATTAAAAAAATAA
- a CDS encoding glycogen/starch/alpha-glucan phosphorylase — translation MKNINKESFKKEYSKRFLELTGKRIEDGTNEQKYYVLGSLIRGYVMNDWLNTQSRYKKNNKKEIYYFSMEFLIGRLLSDNLINLGIREVCQEALADLNIKLTELEELENDQGLGNGGLGRLAACFLDSMSSLSIAGHGCGIRYKYGFFNQKIIEGKQVEVPDNWLKQDNPWEVKKKDESEIIKFGGEVRLENVNNKLVAKHYNYEAVLAVPYDTPVVGYDNGVVNTLRLWSAETVNDEFNFEAFSKGDFSRAYEYKNSVESITSILYPDDSNYEGKILRLKQEYFFVSAGLQSIIKKYKNKNGEIRKLNEKIAIHINDTHPVLVIPELIRILIDEEGLSWEEAWDITNKTVAYTNHTILSEALEKWPVDMIKKLLPRIFLIIEEINERFCRELWSRYPGDWDKIAQMAIIADGYVKMAHLAIVGSHSVNGVAKLHTEILKKREMVDFYNYYPEKFNNKTNGINHRRWLLKINPNLRDLLIENIGEGFIKDPLRLIEFKDKLEDKLVLEELCIIKLDNKINLADYIYNTKNIKVDPRSIFDTQIKRIHGYKRQVLNCLRIMDLYNRILENPCMNINNRTFIFAGKAAPGYLLAKNVIELINVVADKINNDKRVNDKIKVVFMENYNVSLAEKIIPATDLSEQISMATKEASGTSNMKFMMNGALTIATLDGANIEIKENVGEDNIIIFGTKSEEVLEIYNNHGYYSYDLYNNDYRIKRVVDSLVDGTYSNDRERFRIIYDNLLRYNDEFFVLKDFNSYLKAQDKVDKLYSDRCNWQKKCGLNIASSGVFSSDRTIQEYFNEIWS, via the coding sequence GTGAAAAATATAAATAAGGAATCTTTTAAAAAAGAATATAGCAAAAGATTTTTAGAATTAACCGGAAAAAGAATAGAAGATGGTACAAATGAACAAAAATATTATGTTTTAGGAAGCTTAATAAGAGGCTATGTTATGAATGATTGGCTAAATACTCAGAGCAGATATAAGAAAAATAATAAGAAAGAAATATATTATTTTTCAATGGAGTTTTTAATAGGAAGATTATTAAGTGATAATTTAATAAATTTAGGAATAAGAGAAGTTTGCCAGGAAGCTTTAGCAGATTTAAATATAAAGTTAACTGAATTGGAAGAGCTAGAGAATGATCAAGGGTTAGGTAATGGCGGCTTAGGTAGATTAGCTGCTTGTTTCTTAGATTCAATGTCATCCCTATCCATAGCAGGTCATGGTTGTGGAATAAGATATAAATATGGATTTTTCAATCAAAAAATAATAGAGGGAAAGCAGGTAGAAGTTCCTGATAATTGGTTGAAGCAAGATAATCCATGGGAAGTTAAAAAGAAGGATGAATCTGAGATTATAAAGTTTGGTGGTGAGGTAAGGTTAGAGAATGTTAATAATAAACTTGTTGCTAAACATTATAATTATGAAGCTGTATTAGCAGTTCCTTACGATACACCAGTTGTTGGATATGATAATGGAGTAGTTAACACATTAAGATTATGGAGTGCAGAGACGGTTAATGATGAATTTAATTTTGAGGCCTTCAGCAAAGGAGACTTTTCAAGAGCATACGAATATAAAAATTCTGTTGAATCAATCACGTCAATATTATATCCTGATGATTCAAATTATGAAGGAAAAATTCTTAGATTAAAACAGGAATATTTCTTTGTATCGGCAGGACTTCAAAGTATAATTAAGAAATATAAAAATAAAAATGGAGAAATAAGAAAGCTAAATGAAAAAATTGCTATTCATATCAATGATACTCATCCAGTTCTAGTAATTCCTGAATTAATAAGAATACTAATAGATGAGGAAGGATTATCCTGGGAAGAAGCTTGGGATATAACTAATAAAACTGTGGCCTATACAAACCATACTATTTTATCAGAAGCTTTAGAAAAGTGGCCAGTAGATATGATAAAAAAACTTTTACCTAGAATCTTTTTAATAATAGAAGAAATTAATGAAAGATTTTGTAGGGAGTTATGGTCTAGGTATCCAGGAGATTGGGATAAGATAGCCCAGATGGCAATAATAGCAGATGGCTATGTTAAAATGGCTCATCTTGCTATAGTAGGTAGTCATAGTGTAAATGGAGTGGCGAAACTTCACACTGAAATATTAAAAAAGAGAGAAATGGTTGATTTCTATAATTATTATCCTGAAAAATTTAATAATAAAACTAATGGAATAAATCATAGAAGATGGCTATTAAAAATAAATCCTAATTTAAGAGACCTATTAATAGAAAATATAGGAGAAGGATTTATTAAAGATCCTCTGAGATTAATAGAATTTAAAGATAAGTTGGAAGATAAATTAGTTTTGGAGGAGCTGTGCATTATAAAATTAGATAATAAAATTAACTTAGCTGATTATATTTATAACACAAAAAATATTAAGGTAGATCCAAGGTCTATATTTGATACACAAATAAAAAGGATTCATGGATATAAGAGGCAAGTCCTAAATTGTCTAAGAATAATGGATTTATATAATAGAATACTAGAAAACCCTTGCATGAATATTAATAATAGGACTTTTATATTTGCTGGTAAAGCTGCACCAGGGTATCTATTAGCGAAAAATGTTATAGAACTAATTAATGTAGTTGCAGACAAAATTAATAATGACAAGAGGGTAAATGATAAAATAAAAGTTGTCTTTATGGAAAACTATAATGTTTCCTTAGCAGAAAAGATAATTCCAGCAACTGATTTAAGTGAGCAAATATCAATGGCTACAAAAGAAGCATCAGGAACATCTAATATGAAGTTTATGATGAATGGAGCTTTAACTATTGCAACATTAGATGGAGCTAATATTGAAATAAAAGAAAATGTAGGAGAAGATAATATAATCATATTTGGAACAAAGTCAGAAGAAGTATTAGAAATATATAATAATCATGGCTACTACTCCTATGATCTATATAATAATGATTATAGAATAAAGAGAGTTGTCGATAGTCTGGTAGACGGAACTTACTCTAACGATAGAGAAAGATTTAGAATAATTTATGATAATCTTCTAAGGTATAATGATGAGTTTTTTGTATTAAAAGATTTTAATAGCTATTTAAAGGCTCAAGATAAAGTAGATAAACTCTATAGTGATAGGTGTAATTGGCAGAAAAAGTGCGGCCTGAACATAGCTAGTTCAGGAGTCTTTTCATCTGATAGAACTATCCAGGAGTATTTTAATGAGATTTGGAGTTAA